Proteins from one Salaquimonas pukyongi genomic window:
- the rnr gene encoding ribonuclease R, translated as MSVTRRTPRPAKERKRKERGIPSREAILDYVAENPDMAGKREIARAFGIKGSAKIDLKALLKEMTEEGLLERRGKRLSRPGDLPRVTVLDITARDREGGLLATPASFDGESGKAPVVHMRRQKSGETAAGIGSRVLARIERGDGSYHGRIIKVLEKQRRAALGILRIGENEARIEPISRKQDEMIIPADALGEAKDGDLVEVEPLRSTSRYGLKRGKVRQVVGSAITEQAASMIAIHANEIPHIFPDAVMAEANAAKPLTLKGKNSAAETHEDWRDVALITIDPADAKDHDDAIHAMADPENEGGHIITVAIADVSYYVRPGSAMDREAEKRGNSVYFPDRVVPMLPERISNDLCSLREKEDRPSLAVRMWFDSEGRKVRHSFHRIVMRSHAKLAYVEAQAAIDGAPNDTCRALLEPVLKPLWEGYECLKRGRNARSPLELDLPERKILLKEDGTVDRVIVPDRLDAHKLVEEFMIQANVAAAETLEAKRQALIYRIHDSPSLDKLETLREFLKGLNLSLSRSGNLRAEHFNGILAAVEGSENEELVNQVVLRSQSQAEYSPDNIGHFGLNLRKYAHFTSPIRRYADLIVHRALVKALGLGPGGITPEEEKNLDAVAADISMTERRAMVAERETKDRLIAGFLSERVGERFNGRINGVTKAGLFVTLNDTGADGFIPISKISDEYYVYDAATQSLIGEHSALSYQIGMDVEVRLAEAVPAAGSLRFDMLSEGKPVDGLPRSRRTGQNRRGRGFRPGTGQSKSRKHRGRKGRK; from the coding sequence CTGAGCGTGACACGCCGAACCCCACGCCCGGCAAAAGAGCGAAAGCGCAAGGAGCGCGGCATTCCGAGCCGCGAGGCGATCCTCGATTATGTTGCGGAAAATCCCGACATGGCGGGCAAGCGCGAGATCGCCCGCGCCTTCGGAATCAAGGGCTCGGCAAAAATCGACCTCAAGGCTTTGCTCAAGGAAATGACCGAGGAAGGCCTGCTGGAGCGGCGCGGCAAACGGCTTTCGCGCCCTGGCGACCTTCCGCGGGTAACCGTGCTGGATATTACCGCCCGCGACCGCGAAGGCGGTTTGCTGGCAACGCCCGCCAGTTTTGATGGCGAAAGCGGCAAGGCCCCGGTCGTACACATGCGCCGGCAGAAATCCGGCGAGACGGCGGCAGGCATCGGCTCGCGGGTTCTTGCCCGCATCGAGCGCGGCGATGGCAGCTATCATGGCCGTATCATCAAGGTGCTGGAAAAGCAGCGCCGGGCTGCGCTCGGCATTTTGCGCATTGGCGAAAACGAGGCGCGTATCGAGCCGATTTCCCGCAAGCAGGATGAAATGATCATTCCCGCCGACGCGCTGGGGGAAGCAAAGGACGGCGATCTGGTGGAAGTGGAGCCGCTGCGCTCAACCAGCCGGTACGGGCTCAAGCGCGGCAAGGTGCGCCAGGTGGTGGGTTCGGCCATCACCGAGCAGGCTGCCTCGATGATCGCCATTCATGCCAACGAAATACCGCACATTTTTCCCGATGCCGTCATGGCCGAGGCGAACGCCGCCAAACCCTTGACGCTGAAAGGCAAAAACAGTGCCGCTGAAACTCATGAAGACTGGCGCGATGTGGCGCTGATCACCATCGATCCGGCCGATGCCAAGGATCATGACGATGCCATTCATGCCATGGCCGACCCGGAGAACGAAGGCGGGCACATCATCACCGTCGCCATTGCCGATGTGAGCTATTATGTGCGGCCGGGCAGCGCCATGGACCGGGAAGCGGAAAAGCGCGGCAACTCGGTGTATTTTCCCGACCGCGTGGTGCCGATGCTGCCCGAGCGCATTTCCAACGATCTGTGCTCGCTGCGCGAAAAGGAGGACCGCCCTTCCCTTGCCGTGCGCATGTGGTTCGACAGCGAGGGCCGCAAGGTGCGCCACAGCTTTCATCGCATCGTGATGCGAAGCCATGCCAAACTGGCCTATGTGGAAGCCCAGGCAGCGATCGACGGTGCCCCGAACGACACATGCCGTGCCTTGCTTGAACCGGTTCTGAAACCGTTGTGGGAAGGCTATGAGTGCCTCAAGCGCGGCCGCAACGCGCGCAGCCCGCTGGAACTTGACCTGCCGGAGCGCAAAATCCTGCTCAAGGAGGATGGAACGGTCGACCGGGTGATCGTTCCCGACCGTCTGGATGCGCACAAGCTGGTCGAGGAATTCATGATCCAGGCCAATGTGGCCGCCGCCGAAACGCTGGAGGCCAAGCGCCAGGCGCTCATCTACCGCATTCACGACAGCCCCTCCCTCGACAAGCTGGAAACCCTGCGGGAATTCCTGAAGGGCCTTAATCTGAGCCTGTCACGCTCCGGCAATCTGAGGGCCGAGCACTTCAACGGCATTCTGGCTGCCGTTGAAGGCAGTGAAAACGAGGAACTGGTCAATCAGGTGGTGCTGCGCTCCCAGTCGCAGGCCGAATACAGCCCGGACAATATCGGCCATTTCGGCCTGAACCTGCGCAAATATGCCCACTTTACCTCGCCGATCCGCCGCTATGCCGACCTGATCGTTCATCGGGCGCTGGTCAAGGCCCTTGGCCTTGGACCCGGCGGCATTACGCCGGAAGAGGAAAAGAACCTCGATGCGGTTGCCGCCGATATCTCGATGACGGAGCGGCGCGCCATGGTGGCCGAACGCGAGACGAAGGACCGGCTGATTGCCGGCTTTTTGTCCGAACGCGTAGGCGAGCGCTTCAACGGCCGCATCAACGGGGTCACCAAGGCCGGATTGTTCGTGACCCTCAACGATACCGGGGCAGACGGGTTTATTCCGATTTCGAAAATTTCGGACGAATATTATGTTTACGATGCTGCGACCCAATCGCTCATTGGCGAACACAGCGCGCTGTCCTATCAGATCGGAATGGATGTGGAAGTCCGCCTTGCGGAAGCTGTCCCTGCGGCCGGCTCGTTGCGCTTTGACATGCTGAGCGAGGGAAAACCGGTTGACGGGCTGCCGCGCTCGCGCCGCACGGGCCAGAACCGGCGCGGCCGGGGGTTCCGTCCGGGGACGGGCCAGTCCAAATCGAGGAAGCATCGCGGCAGAAAAGGCCGCAAATAA
- the topA gene encoding type I DNA topoisomerase — translation MGQSVVIVESPAKAKTINKYLGKDYTVLASYGHVRDLPPKEGSVLPDEDFSMSWAVDSKSKSRLNDIAKAVKTADRLILATDPDREGEAISWHVLQVLSEKNLLKDKDVQRVVFNAITKQSVLDAMAHPREIDGDLVDAYLARRALDYLVGFSLSPVLWRKLPGARSAGRVQSVALRLICDREAEIEAFKPQEYWSITAMLKNGAGAAFEARIAEFDGQKLQRLDITTQEQAETIKALLEAADLSVSRVESKPTKRNPYAPFTTSTLQQDASRRLGFSASRTMQVAQKLYEGIDIGGETVGLITYMRTDGVQIAPEAVPQVRSQIEAQFGARYVPEKPRHYSTKAKNAQEAHEAIRPTDVSRTPKDMKSYLSEEQMKLYELVWRRTVASQMASAEIERTSVDITAASGGKKAVLRATGSVVRFDGFLAAYETQPSGEDEEDAKRLPALAEGEAVLREAIEAKQHFTEPPPRYSEASLIRKMEELGIGRPSTYTSVLSTLQNRDYVTLEKRRFTPASKGRVVTSFLESFFKRYVEYDFTADLEEKLDKISAGELAWKDLLHDFWKQFSASIEDIKDLRVSQVLDMLNEELAYLAFPPKEDGSNPRACPKCGEGQLSLKVGRFGAFIGCSNYPECNFTRQLGAGEDADAEDSGPKVLGRDPQTDEEITVRTGRFGPYVQRGEGKEAVRGSIPKGWNPAEIDYERAMQLLSLPQEVGKHPETGKMISAGIGRYGPFVLHEGVYANLDSPEEVFTVGLNRAVDLIAEKAAKGGRRGAAKSLKDLGEHPELGGMIAVKDGRYGPYVNHGKVNATLPKDKDPQSVTLEEAVALIAAKAGAKGKAKTRKKATARAGKG, via the coding sequence ATGGGCCAGAGTGTCGTAATCGTCGAATCGCCCGCCAAGGCGAAAACCATCAACAAGTATCTGGGCAAGGACTACACCGTCCTGGCCTCCTATGGTCATGTGCGCGACCTGCCGCCCAAGGAAGGTTCGGTCCTGCCGGACGAGGACTTTTCCATGTCTTGGGCGGTCGATTCGAAATCGAAGAGCCGGCTCAACGATATTGCCAAGGCGGTGAAAACCGCCGACCGTCTGATCCTCGCCACCGACCCCGACCGGGAAGGCGAAGCGATTTCATGGCATGTGCTTCAGGTGCTCAGCGAGAAAAACCTGCTCAAGGACAAGGACGTCCAGCGGGTCGTGTTCAACGCTATTACCAAGCAGTCGGTTCTCGACGCGATGGCCCATCCGCGCGAAATCGACGGCGACCTTGTGGATGCCTATCTGGCGCGCCGGGCACTGGATTACCTGGTGGGCTTTTCGCTTTCACCCGTTTTGTGGCGCAAGCTGCCGGGCGCACGCTCGGCCGGCCGGGTGCAATCGGTCGCGCTGCGGCTCATTTGCGACCGGGAGGCAGAGATCGAGGCCTTCAAGCCGCAGGAATACTGGTCGATCACGGCCATGCTGAAGAACGGTGCCGGAGCTGCCTTCGAAGCGCGCATTGCCGAGTTCGACGGCCAGAAGCTCCAGCGCCTCGACATCACCACGCAGGAGCAGGCCGAAACGATCAAGGCCCTGCTTGAAGCTGCCGATCTTTCGGTTTCAAGGGTCGAATCAAAACCCACCAAACGCAATCCCTATGCACCGTTTACCACCTCTACCCTGCAGCAGGATGCCAGCCGCCGCCTCGGCTTTTCGGCAAGCCGAACCATGCAGGTCGCCCAGAAACTCTATGAGGGCATCGACATTGGCGGCGAAACGGTGGGGCTGATCACCTATATGCGTACCGACGGCGTGCAGATTGCACCGGAAGCCGTCCCCCAGGTGCGCTCGCAGATCGAGGCACAGTTTGGCGCCCGCTACGTGCCGGAAAAGCCGCGGCATTATTCGACCAAGGCCAAGAACGCCCAGGAAGCGCACGAGGCGATCCGGCCCACCGATGTGAGCCGCACGCCAAAGGACATGAAGAGCTATCTGAGCGAAGAACAGATGAAGCTCTATGAGCTTGTCTGGCGGCGCACCGTGGCTTCGCAAATGGCCTCCGCCGAGATCGAGCGAACCAGCGTCGACATCACCGCGGCAAGCGGCGGCAAGAAGGCCGTCCTGCGGGCAACCGGCTCGGTTGTGCGCTTCGACGGTTTCCTCGCAGCCTATGAAACGCAACCCTCCGGTGAGGATGAGGAAGACGCAAAGCGCCTGCCGGCGCTCGCCGAGGGCGAAGCAGTGTTGCGCGAGGCAATCGAGGCAAAGCAGCATTTCACCGAACCGCCGCCGCGCTATTCGGAAGCCTCGCTCATCCGCAAGATGGAGGAATTGGGGATCGGGCGCCCGTCGACCTATACCTCCGTGCTTTCAACCCTTCAAAACCGCGATTACGTGACGTTGGAGAAGCGCCGTTTCACGCCTGCGTCCAAGGGGCGCGTGGTCACCAGCTTCCTTGAGAGCTTCTTCAAGCGCTATGTGGAGTATGATTTCACCGCCGATCTGGAGGAAAAACTCGACAAGATCTCTGCCGGAGAACTTGCCTGGAAGGATCTGCTGCACGATTTCTGGAAACAGTTTTCCGCCAGCATCGAGGACATCAAGGATCTGCGCGTTTCGCAGGTTCTCGACATGCTCAACGAGGAACTGGCCTATCTTGCCTTCCCGCCGAAAGAAGACGGCTCCAATCCGCGCGCCTGTCCCAAATGCGGCGAAGGCCAGTTGTCCTTGAAGGTCGGCCGGTTCGGCGCCTTTATCGGCTGCTCGAACTATCCTGAGTGCAATTTCACCCGCCAGCTGGGCGCGGGAGAAGACGCCGATGCAGAAGACAGCGGCCCGAAAGTTCTGGGCCGCGATCCGCAAACCGACGAGGAAATCACCGTGCGTACGGGCCGTTTTGGACCTTATGTACAGCGCGGTGAAGGCAAGGAAGCCGTTCGCGGCTCCATCCCGAAGGGCTGGAACCCGGCTGAAATCGACTATGAACGCGCCATGCAGTTGCTGTCCCTGCCGCAGGAAGTGGGAAAACATCCCGAGACCGGCAAGATGATCAGCGCCGGCATTGGCCGCTACGGCCCGTTCGTGCTGCATGAGGGCGTTTACGCCAATCTCGACAGTCCCGAAGAAGTCTTTACCGTCGGGCTTAACCGGGCGGTGGACCTGATTGCCGAAAAGGCAGCCAAGGGCGGGCGCCGCGGGGCGGCAAAGTCGCTCAAGGACCTGGGAGAACATCCCGAGCTTGGCGGCATGATCGCCGTCAAGGACGGGCGCTATGGCCCTTATGTCAATCATGGCAAGGTCAATGCCACCCTGCCGAAAGACAAGGACCCCCAATCGGTGACGCTGGAAGAAGCGGTGGCGCTGATTGCCGCCAAGGCCGGCGCAAAAGGCAAGGCCAAGACCAGGAAGAAGGCCACCGCCAGGGCCGGCAAGGGCTGA
- the dprA gene encoding DNA-processing protein DprA — translation MPLSDEQRLTWLQLLRSENVGPATFRDLINHFRSAAAALEALPDLIARGGAAGNIRIASREMAEREMALAEKANACFIGMGEPDYPPALRSIDYPPPLVCVTGNPGILTQNAVAIVGSRNASINGMRLAGRFASGLGAAGYAIVSGLARGIDTGAHKGSLNTGTIAVFAGGVDVVFPEENEALAADITGNGGAIVSEMPMGWKPRSKDFPRRNRLVSGIAHGLVVVEAARRSGSLISARLANEAGRPVYAVPGSPLDPRHEGTNWLIKQGATLVTEADDVVRDLADSVPPAGNAFWSGEAEDEAGDLPVASADHARQAVLGALGPEPVEVDDIIRFTGATSGEVQLVLIELDLAGRLERHGGNRVSLIQAP, via the coding sequence ATTCCCTTAAGCGACGAACAGCGGCTTACCTGGCTGCAATTGCTGCGCAGCGAGAATGTGGGGCCGGCCACCTTTCGCGACCTGATCAACCACTTCCGCTCGGCGGCTGCCGCGCTGGAAGCGCTTCCCGACCTGATCGCCCGCGGCGGGGCGGCAGGGAATATCCGTATTGCCAGCCGTGAAATGGCCGAGCGCGAAATGGCGCTTGCCGAAAAGGCGAATGCCTGTTTCATCGGCATGGGGGAACCTGATTATCCCCCTGCCCTTCGCAGCATCGATTACCCACCGCCGCTTGTCTGCGTTACCGGAAATCCGGGCATCCTGACCCAGAATGCCGTGGCGATTGTCGGCTCGCGCAATGCATCGATCAACGGCATGCGGCTGGCAGGACGGTTTGCCTCCGGCCTTGGGGCTGCGGGCTATGCCATTGTATCAGGGCTTGCGCGCGGCATCGACACCGGCGCCCACAAGGGCAGTCTGAACACCGGAACGATCGCCGTCTTTGCCGGCGGAGTGGATGTCGTCTTTCCCGAAGAGAACGAGGCGCTGGCGGCAGACATCACCGGCAATGGCGGAGCCATCGTTTCCGAAATGCCGATGGGCTGGAAACCGCGTTCGAAGGATTTTCCGCGCCGCAACCGCCTGGTCTCTGGCATTGCCCACGGGCTTGTTGTGGTGGAAGCGGCGCGCCGGTCCGGCTCCCTGATCTCCGCACGTCTTGCCAATGAAGCAGGCAGGCCCGTCTATGCGGTTCCCGGTTCGCCGCTCGACCCGCGCCATGAGGGAACCAACTGGCTGATCAAACAGGGCGCTACTCTGGTTACGGAGGCAGACGACGTGGTGCGCGATCTGGCCGATTCTGTTCCCCCTGCCGGCAACGCCTTCTGGAGCGGGGAAGCGGAAGACGAAGCCGGCGACCTGCCGGTTGCCAGCGCTGATCATGCGCGCCAGGCGGTGCTTGGCGCCCTTGGGCCGGAGCCGGTGGAGGTTGACGATATTATCCGCTTTACCGGTGCCACCAGCGGCGAGGTTCAACTGGTTCTCATCGAACTTGACCTTGCCGGGCGCCTCGAACGCCATGGCGGCAACCGTGTCAGTCTGATTCAGGCGCCTTGA